In Papaver somniferum cultivar HN1 chromosome 9, ASM357369v1, whole genome shotgun sequence, the genomic stretch acacCAACAGACGTTGCAAATtggaaataattgttacaaagataTGTGGGGATTTATCTTGGATTGTCATAACCAGATGGAACAATATCTGTGCCaaatttcagtgggagtttgttcACAATTTCCGAGAAGTTAACTTCTCTGCAGATTCTTTAGCAAAGAAAGGTGCAAGATTGAATAAAGGGGAGTAGTCTATACAGGGAGACCTccttttcttcaaaaaaattgaTGTCCCATTCTTTCATTATTTCAGATTTCATTAATATGTATGCCTAACTTATAAAGGCCCATTTTATTTCCCCACCGTTGGGCTTTAGTTGTATTCTGAACATCCTTTGGTTTTTAATACAAATTCATTATTATTgagcaaaaaaaaagttatttctaacacctgagttctgtgcttttatgaatagactctatagatgtttccatccactcagattggttcctcaactcctgcaaccaagatgcttccatcaacttagattggttagtgctatccttaataggcataaatttctaggatctggagtttatctatttatactgcaactaaaatgtttctctcatacccccaaacttaaatctaacattgtcctcaatgttctaaagatgaaaataaaagcatgaacaaagagaaactgttaccacttgaagaaaagatctaaggaaagatattaccgtgttgcatgagcatgggttacctcccaaaaagtgctaagtttaaagtcttcagccagactaagaaaggattagtcaccttatagagtcataaagtaatagccgtaATAACTGcgaatcaccaaaaccaaatagggctatcacaagtaaaaggaatcagCAACattccaagaaaattaacaaataaagcacacccttgtctagtttcctgtttaagacaactacatctagctgtggttcaggttcaggttctataactgggactagataaaatattttcatggacttcatttcctcgtagctaagatccgattcaagtattagagtctgaaaaaactcaagtaaaaacttagaagcacataataataacctaaatagctgcggatccttaaagtcaacaagttttgactcacacaattgaccacgatgaaagtggtggtcttccttaaacaaatgtgtcaaccctaatctcctaaagtaattaggtttagtctcgaaaatTAATATCTGACACgtttgaatttcataagttcccacaattgtaAGGaaggtttttggtgggaaaacaaagtcaatcttggtatcataccCTAGGTTAACCACATTAACCGAAGGATGGGTTTCTATCAACTGAACTttcttatggacacaactaggttcaggaaaaagtgtatgaagataatcttgtaaaatggttgaggcacatatgtcaagtcccaagtgagggatctttctaagagttaaagcacatggagaattataatcacccccaaacttagagttttcagggtctctagaaagactagtcacaacttccctaatttctaggtcatcggatttctggaaatggtcaattgattcttctaagtcagcttcatcctcactcatctctacgagttcattttctttttctaagtctaatgtttctaaatcgctagactctaaaacaatattctcaaaataaactcgttcctgaaaactatcatcggcttcgtaaaaaggaaatactacatcgtctaaaacggtggtatttctagtcaaatcctcatcattttgaataggtgaataattataaaaattatttggatttaaacCAGAAATATtactatcattataaatctcaattggagtaacaaattcctgatcactatgcctaaaaaCTTcagttcttcatcaacactatccacatcatgatcatcattataataacatgaaaatgatcgaacctcatctaaacaagtagtgttaccaattttaacctcgtcatcttgattataaaaattgtcctcattttcaaggatactattgggaacactatatcgAGCATTCTGCACCTCTAACAAACGCTTCTGAATCGACTCACAAGACATCCTAATTGTAtcatgtatagaaggttcactcttgGTTACGATTATTttgtccataactaagtcatttgtctCAGTTGACTCatatgtcgactcaagtaacttagtTGACTCAAGTATCCTACGTGCCGACTCTAGtttaggagaaatataagaatcctgctcgtatgaccggtacgcgtgtggatagtaattgggatcacatggtatgacccatatacttcaaaaggatggcgttcccaaccactattcacactatgatcataataggaataatgtccatgttgctcagtcggatattcgttgtattggctattataattccagttcgacattctcaacacaaaataaaactaactgacaggggattcgtgggtggatagagtcttacctcccgtaccagacgggcgatgaaccgttgaagtcgactcaggccaccgactccgatgtcagtatacgaacccgaggggtcgagacagtatcgtaaccgtcttccttccctgcaacagttttatttaaattcacccttccttagggttttaaaaataataggTTCAattcccaaaaaaataaaattcaaaaagtccaaaataaatatataaaagatTACAacaataaaaaccctaattacaatttctaaaaataaaaagaaaataaagtctaaaaaataaagtctaaaaaataaagtctaataaaaataaactatacacaaaatcttcttcttcacattccttttggattcctcttttctttccttctttggctttgcttttcttttcagcactttctctttttctttagctccacTCTAGAcctgaaagaaaacagaaaataccaaaacgcgtaaaaaagaacaaaaataataaaaataaaagtaaaacctaaaaaaaaaatctatgatcaagtccgcgtcggcgacgccaaaaattgatcgaattttagatagggggtaagaaggttgtcgttcactcggacttgatgagattgattttaagaattaataaactaaaataataaaaataaagaggatATGTTCAAAATatggtcacaggatgaagaatttactgggactcggggttttactgtttttcatgttcatgggttcataaattaatcctagacatttatagctcaaaacaaaagaaacaataattcTAATCTTTGcgaaagtagatttcataaaacattagttgtaagttgtgagcatgacgcatcaaaagtacttaaaactaagcatgcgacatcagacaaaataacaaataattaatagaaatcataaaacaattaaattataTGCAAATAgctataaaagaattaatttaattaccacatgggtgaaaaacaacttcctccctcgccccagtgatgggttctagctacgcatggtgaaaacacactcaaaggtatttttcattgctcaaaaaggtgtttacaaggagaaaaggtataaagcagtgtgcttgtaacagttataattgttacaaaacccactGTTACCAAGAAACACTAACAGACGTTGCAAATTGGAAATAATTGTTACATAAATTGTTACAAAGATATGGATTTTGAAATTATAggcaacggtttctgcgactgtctatgtACGTTGTTCTGTGTTCTTCCTGTTCTCATTCTCTGCAGCAATGGTGATTGTCTGCAAATTGATTCTGAGCCTCTGTTCGATCCCCCAAACTCTCCATGCTCTTCCTGGAATATCCCTTCACTATTTATACCTTTCTGCAGCAAGAAAATCACCGCAATAACTCCAAAAATTCtttcattactcggcagtaaaggaaaatattctcgagatatTTTTCTCCCCTAGTTTATCTTCTTAGGCGGTTTTCTCGTGTCAAAATACTCCAACACGTTCCTAATACCTTCCATATCGTAACCAACTCCCTATAGTCAGACGTCACTGCACAAAGATCTCGTGTAAGATTGACAGAATTCTCAGATATTCTCATGCACCCTGATTTTCTTCCAAAGTTGTGGCTTCCATTTTTTAACGTAACCAAGAGACTTACCATTCTTGTTTTGATCAAACAGGATGATACCGATCCTAAACTGAGAGAAAATCTCACAGAATATCTCTCAAATCCAATGCCAGAATATCGAGAATTTATCCCGTAAAAACCGTCTTTTTTGATTTAGCTTCTCTCGGAATATAATCCAGCTTGAATCTCTGCAACACGTTTATGCACTTCTATTGCTCGAGTCAAACACAAGCCAAACACCGGAAATCACACAGAAAATATGGGAAGGAGTTTCACAGAATCCTTGTAAAGCTCATCCTTTGTTTTCTCTCCACACGATTTCCAGCCCAATTAAGTTCATTCGAACACCCATATCGCGCTTGTCTGGTCCAAATGAGCAAACTGTTttaatttcagccattgagtttCCTTATTTCCAATCCAAAGTGCGAACCCTAATTATGTTCTTCCACTGCAAAACTTTTCCGCCAAAACTtggaatttgaatgaagaagatgacctcccccgaACAGAGATGGGGGTGTGTTTAGCAGGTGAcgtcctggggtgcaaatagtgattggggtgccccttagtaattgaggtgccccttaaccaaagtgagagtccgcatagcaaatgtcattcgggtgctttagacaactttcgagccgattttttcaaaaatgtttattccccaaaaatacctacacatataaaacaccataataaatacaaaaatgagcaccTACGATACAGAAAATTGAAgaaaacttagacacaaaaatgtgtttatcactgTTATATCAGTAACCACAATGCCAAATCATGCACAATTAGTATTTGTATCATAAGAAGCATCACAAACCTGAGGAAGATTTCCAGTCCTAAGGTATCTTGGTGGATTTGTGATTCTAATATCAGCTTGCATACTCGAGGGAGTACTAGTATCATGATGCATGTCGTTAGTTAGTCTAATAGCATACCTGGCAGTGAAATCTTTGTTCAGACTTAGGTTTTGAAAAACATGCATACATATATCCCTTCATATACACCAAGCAGTAGTGATAATAACATATTTTTGGTTCATTGATAGTGTACTATCCAGAAGGTCTTTAACCCAGGCTTTAGTAGTGATTGCAGTATTACGATACTGCAGAATGTGAGTACCCCATGAAACTGAGTTCCACACAGAGACAACAAAATCACAATACAAAATATTAGGTTCAGCTGTTTCAATTACATTATACTGAAATATGCTACAGATAAGGTTGTGATTAGCATTATATCTACCAACTCTAAATTTAGAGGGAATGATATTTTCATAGCATTTCCACAAAAATAACTGACCTTTAGGAATAACAGGCAACCCCCAAATGTCTTATAAATTAGATCATTAATTATCAAACTAGTACTAGTACTAGAATCAGTCGCCCTATATATGATACGATAACAAAATTTTACCGAAAAATTGCCAGATAGTACAAGGCTAAATAAGTCTATCAGATCCTGAAATTGGGATTATAGTATTAAGAATTTTATTGCAATTATCAGAGGTGAAAAAAGCTTCGACCAATTCACGATTCCAAGATCTAGTAGGGGTGTCAATAAAAATACTGACCATATAGGGTAGTTAGGACACATAGGCTCAGACATATCATGGATCCAATTATCTCTAATAGCATGAATATTTAAACCATTCCTAGTTTCCCACATTAAGTGTTTCTCAAGGATCTCAATACCAACACAAATGCTAGTCCAGACCCAAGAACAGTTCTTAGGTTTAACATACTGTAAAGGGTGACAGTTCTTGAAATGCTCACACTTCAAGATTCTGACCAAACGAGCATCAGGGGTATGAATCAATCTCCAGGCATTCTTGGTTAACAAAGCAATATTGAAGTGCTTAAGGTTTCTGAAACCTAGGCCTCCACGAGATTTACGCATGCAAACATTGGTCCATTTTTTAGGATAGATCCCCACAACGATATTCTTTCCCCACCAGAAATCACGTTGTGATCAATGAAGGAAGACTTTAATACGGACCATAACTAATTTACCAGCTTGGTTAAGGTATTTTCCCTTCCAATTAGGTACATACCTATCTAAATTCTCAGCTAAGTGACTAAAAGTCTGAGTTTTTGATCTACCAATGAACAAAGGTATCCCTAAGTACTTATCATCCTGGGGAATTTTCTTAACATTAAGAGTTCGAATTAAAGAACAAATATATGGGTGAACATTTTTGCTGAAaaacaaccaaatttttgaaaattaatGACTTGACCAGAGATGCTACCAAAATCTTTAATAAGGGACATAAGGTTGTTTCCTTCTTGATGACTCATCAACAAACAAAGATGAGAAACAGAAGGAGCCTTTGGTGACTCGGAAATCATGAATCAAGTAGTTTTCTTCTACATGAATGAGGTATCTAAAAAACGCCTCCATGCAAATGATAAAGAGATAAGGAAAAAAGGGGTCTCGGGCAACCTGTTTAACTAATATAGTATTACGCTATCGAAATTTAACTTGTTAGGTTTCCAACTAGTTAACGTAATAAtactttttataaaataaaatttattattttaaactaCACAATTTAGTTAGGTAAACTATACGAAAATAATTGTAACCCAAAGTATAACCTAACCGTTTCATCAAGATGGCACACCTAATTAAAATCGACAGTAACTGCGATGAAAAGTTAAATATGTCCGGTGTACTCCAGATCAAATAACTCAAACTTTAGCTGCCCCCTGCTTAATCTGTATCTTTAGACTTGCGCGGTTTCTTTGTCTGCCTCAGGAGGCCTGCAGGCGATACTGGTCTGTCGACGTCAAATGACTCTTGCTTGTCTTTGCACATCGATCTTTCTAATGCAATTTTCTTTACATTTgtttctcctaatgcttccaaagAGACAAAGGTTTTGATGTATGGTAGCGGTACCCTCAAATCCGTTGTTGCATCCAACTTGAAACCCTTTTGTGATATTTCTGTTCTCTGGCTAGGATAACCAAGGACTTGATCTCGACCATTGTTTATCAGTAAAATTTCACCCATCTTTGTAATGGAAAACATAAAAAATCTTATGTGGTGTAGCATTTCTAATGGTATCGTGAACTCTCTCTTCCAACTCCATGACTTGTAATACTTCTTTAAAAAATACAATCGCAGCAGTTTATCAGTGGGGTCATAGCATACATAACACAAACACCCTCTCATAACATAGATTCTTCTTGCGTCATGTATCTGCTCAGTTGGGGCACTGAGAAAGTGGAACTTCTCAGTCGCCAAATCAAAGACCATAATATTCGCGGAATCATCACAGATCCAATGAAGAGCCCCATTAACACACACACCTGTAGGATCTCCAATATACCTCGGCCTTAAGTTGGTTTCTGCCACACTTATCCAACCGCAGCCACTTCCAATTGTATATACCTCTGCCTGTCCTCTGTAGGAGGGTGATTTTGATTTCCGGTCTCCTACATAACAAATTCTAACGACCTTATACTCATTAGTTAAAGGGTGGTACCCGAATCCATGCACAATGTGAACACCATCATCAACGCTTCTTTTCTTGTCGATCAGTATCCCTGGAAGAGTCACGAATTCTCTAGTGATGGGATTACAGATGCATAAAGTTTCATTGGGACTGTGTGCCACCTTATTCTGGTATGCAGGGATGACACTGTATTCGGGCGGCAACTTGAGTGATAAGCAAATCAATCCATTATCTGAACCAACTAGTCCCTGTATTCGTTTTACACACCTGTCTGCCGGAAATTTCATATTGATTGTCTTTATCCGGTAGTTATTAGTCCGCTTGTCACTAATTCTATCACCGTTATCGTGGTACTCCAAATACCAGAAAACTTGGGTGTGTCTGTCAAAGGCCACGAAACTCATCGTCTCAGAATCAGACGgcttatgctgctgctgctgctgctgtactAGTCCATGAGGAACATAACCACGTTGTCTCTGCAGATGCTGATACACAAAGTAAGGAGTATTAACATGAAACTGTAAGAAATTTCTCCAAGCTCTGCATACAAGTTTACAATCTAATACCGACTCACCCGGTAACCTAGAAAATATGCTCAATGTGATTTCTGTAGGAAGACTGTTTATAGGATTATAGTCGGCCATCTCCTTTCTTCTAGCTCCAAAACCACTCAGACATTCCTTTATATACCTGACTGACTTGTTGGAAAGAAAATTGTGGGTTTCCTGTTTTCGGTCAGTTTCCTAATCCAGTTAGGAAAGAGTTCATGAGTTTCCAAATCCGGTTAAAGAAAACCAAAGGAGACTAATACTTTGTGATCAAGTTTGTGTTTTCTACTAGAATTTTGTTCTTGAAGTAGGAAAGATACTGAAAAAAGGATCTGTCAGACACAAGAGAAACTCCATAGTCAAATGACCCTAGAGAAATTGTACAAGATCCAGAAAAAATTGTAGCTATGGAGGCTGCCAGACAAAGAGGCTGACCATCAAATCAGTATAAGAAATTGAGACTTCTGGAAGAAAATCCTTCGTCCAACAGATCTGTTATTCCACTATTTCCTTACAAACCAAAGTGTACTAATTGAACGTAAAATCTTCTGCCTGAATTGAATCTTATAGAAGCCAACAAACAACATATTTACCCCCATTGAACGTAAAATCCATACACACTGCATTGAAAACTTGCAACGATACTAATAATCGTGACAACAT encodes the following:
- the LOC113313960 gene encoding F-box protein At4g22390-like isoform X2, producing the protein MPTHIYVNIHKQAAECRLPRIHTTPFIQHLQRQRGYVPHGLVQQQQQQHKPSDSETMSFVAFDRHTQVFWYLEYHDNGDRISDKRTNNYRIKTINMKFPADRCVKRIQGLVGSDNGLICLSLKLPPEYSVIPAYQNKVAHSPNETLCICNPITREFVTLPGILIDKKRSVDDGVHIVHGFGYHPLTNEYKVVRICYVGDRKSKSPSYRGQAEVYTIGSGCGWISVAETNLRPRYIGDPTGVCVNGALHWICDDSANIMVFDLATEKFHFLSAPTEQIHDARRIYVMRGCLCYVCYDPTDKLLRLYFLKKYYKSWSWKREFTIPLEMLHHIRFFMFSITKMGEILLINNGRDQVLGYPSQRTEISQKGFKLDATTDLRVPLPYIKTFVSLEALGETNVKKIALERSMCKDKQESFDVDRPVSPAGLLRQTKKPRKSKDTD
- the LOC113313960 gene encoding F-box protein At3g07870-like isoform X1 → MPTHIYVNIHKQAAECRLPRIHTTPFIQETDRKQETHNFLSNKSVRYIKECLSGFGARRKEMADYNPINSLPTEITLSIFSRLPGESVLDCKLVCRAWRNFLQFHVNTPYFVYQHLQRQRGYVPHGLVQQQQQQHKPSDSETMSFVAFDRHTQVFWYLEYHDNGDRISDKRTNNYRIKTINMKFPADRCVKRIQGLVGSDNGLICLSLKLPPEYSVIPAYQNKVAHSPNETLCICNPITREFVTLPGILIDKKRSVDDGVHIVHGFGYHPLTNEYKVVRICYVGDRKSKSPSYRGQAEVYTIGSGCGWISVAETNLRPRYIGDPTGVCVNGALHWICDDSANIMVFDLATEKFHFLSAPTEQIHDARRIYVMRGCLCYVCYDPTDKLLRLYFLKKYYKSWSWKREFTIPLEMLHHIRFFMFSITKMGEILLINNGRDQVLGYPSQRTEISQKGFKLDATTDLRVPLPYIKTFVSLEALGETNVKKIALERSMCKDKQESFDVDRPVSPAGLLRQTKKPRKSKDTD